The Monomorium pharaonis isolate MP-MQ-018 chromosome 5, ASM1337386v2, whole genome shotgun sequence genome includes a window with the following:
- the LOC105838782 gene encoding serine protease inhibitor 28Dc, translated as MARAWLLFSIMTLGSGQLIYPDQIENMTDDQGRFSVSLPVNYNAPTLQTISNNQPVQIDQQFNQRPAPQFSPVKPAEGQLYSSTRVPLYSSTSPATSPETWSNHVTNIISRGITKFALDLDKAIVKTSGTSVSNYRENVIFSPLSVSVALSLVLLGSAGKTFDEVARILGLESGVDISQHSEIVHQMFGQLLAVMNYRIEGSNAPRVNSASGIFVQQGYPIRPEFRVISENSYQSEVINLDFRTKGREARNTINAWVKQQTMDKIDTILNEAPDPLTTVILLSALYFKGEWNQHFLGAMTKRKPFFIEPNNTVEVDMMYNGGNFPFYEDKSLGVKILALPYKGLEMSMYVLLPKAEGAAALKNFQDQLTPETIEDLINNMKNETCIVALPRMKLSSTLNLNEALNSLGLYSLFDPKTADLSLLSNGYGQAPLASFAPIPQPVPTSIPQAQAGPIPQPIPTSISQAQAGPVPQPFPTSIPQAQAAKPIPQLIPTSIPQASAQVPRQISPEQLPTTKFDEVLIFSRTGEHNNQGVINGARKNYFTYDDKVHGVSVEQWDTGFNIRKVGRVRRDTQNGRRRNESSRIAYITENDDLEKVEPKVGDEITKHVSLEENKYRFQNPEKHTKSRRRRQSRPVDQNFLRFLQTQNFPFYGLDNLRNSANLVNPGLYANEVLHKVEMDVTEKGTEAAATTAVLLRRDGNQKKLIANRPFMFFIRHDPTKLILFWGTVNMPTPSYAIVR; from the exons ATGGCACGAGCGTGGTTGCTATTTAGCATTATGACGTTAGGCAGTGGTCAGCTAATCTACCCAGATCAAATCGAAAACATGACAGATGATCAGGGTCGTTTCTCGGTATCGCTACCTGTTAATTATAACGCTCCTACCTTGCAAACAATCAGCAACAATCAGCCCGTTCAAATCGATCAACAATTCAATCAAAGACCTGCACCTCAATTCAGCCCTGTGAAACCAGCAGAAGGGCAACTTTATTCTTCGACTCGCGTACCTTTGTACTCATCAACGAGTCCGGCAACCAGTCCGGAAACTTGGAGCAATCAT GTGACCAATATTATATCCAGGGGAATCACAAAGTTTGCTTTGGATTTGGATAAAGCGATTGTCAAAACTTCAGGCACATCAGTGTCTAATTATCGTGAGAACGTGATCTTTTCTCCGCTCAGCGTATCCGTTGCCTTGTCTCTAGTCCTATTGGGTTCCGCCGGCAAAACCTTCGACGAGGTCGCTCGGATACTCGGCTTAGAGTCTGGTGTCGATATATCTCAACACTCAGAGATCGTTCATCAGATGTTCGGTCAACTTTTGGCCGTTATGAATTATAGGATTGAGGGTAGCAACGCGCCGCGCGTGAATTCCGCCAGTGGCATCTTCGTCCAG cAAGGATATCCAATTCGACCCGAATTTCGGGTGATCAGCGAAAATTCGTATCAGAGCGAagtgataaatttagattttcgGACAAAAGGCAGAGAAGCGCGGAACACAATAAACGCTTGGGTGAAGCAACAAACAATGGACAAAATTGACACTATACTGAACGAAGCGCCGGATCCGTTGACTACTGTAATTCTTTTATCGGCACTCTACTTTAAGGGAGAATGGAATCAGCATTTTTTGGGAGCTATGACAAAGAG GAAACCATTTTTTATCGAACCAAATAATACAGTTGAGGTAGATATGATGTATAACGGCGGTAACTTTCCTTTCTACGAGGATAAATCGCTAGGCGTTAAAATATTGGCTTTGCCTTATAAGGGTTTAGAg ATGTCTATGTATGTACTTTTGCCAAAAGCTGAAGGAGCTGCCGCATTAAAGAACTTCCAGGACCAACTGACGCCCGAGACTATTGAGGATCTAATAAACAACATGAAGAACGAGACTTGCATTGTTGCTTTGCCTCGTATGAAACTCTCGAGCACATTGAATTTGAACGAGGCGCTTAATAGTCTTGGCTTGTACTCATTATTCGATCCGAAAACTGCAGATTTAAGTCTTTTATCGAACGGATATGGTCAAGCGCCGCTAGCATCGTTTGCGCCAATTCCACAACCAGTTCCTACGTCAATACCGCAAGCACAAGCTGGGCCGATCCCGCAACCAATTCCTACGTCGATATCGCAAGCACAGGCTGGTCCGGTGCCGCAACCATTTCCTACATCGATACCGCAAGCACAAGCTGCTAAGCCGATTCCACAATTAATTCCTACATCGATTCCACAAGCATCGGCGCAGGTACCACGACAAATTTCTCCAGAGCAATTACCCACCACCAAGTTCGACGAGGTTTTGATTTTCTCGCGTACTGGGGAACACAATAATCAGGGCGTAATCAACGGCGcaagaaagaattatttcacGTACGACGATAAGGTACACGGCGTCAGTGTAGAGCAATGGGACACGGGTTTCAATATCCGTAAGGTCGGTAGAGTACGTCGCGACACTCAGAACGGAAGACGACGTAACGAGTCATCGCGTATAGCGTACATCACGGAGAACGACGACCTTGAGAAAGTCGAACCAAAAGTTGGCGATGAGATCACAAAACACGTGAGCTTGGAGGAGAATAAGTATCGCTTCCAAAATCCCGAGAAACATACGAAGAGCAGAAGGAGAAGACAGAGCCGACCAGTGGATCAGAATTTCTTGAGATTTTTGCAGACTCAAAATTTCCCCTTTTACGGTTTGGATAATCTGCGAAACAGCGCGAATCTCGTCAATCCGGGCCTGTATGCTAACGAGGTGCTGCACAAAGTGGAGATGGACGTGACAGAGAAGGGGACCGAGGCAGCGGCGACAACCGCGGTGCTTTTGCGTCGAGATGGCAATCAAAAGAAACTGATTGCCAATCGGCCTTTCATGTTTTTCATCAGACACGATCCCACGAAGCTCATCCTCTTCTGGGGAACAGTAAACATGCCGACTCCAAGCTACGCCATTGTCAGATGA